One window of the Populus nigra chromosome 4, ddPopNigr1.1, whole genome shotgun sequence genome contains the following:
- the LOC133691158 gene encoding serine/threonine-protein kinase OXI1-like — translation MNIAHHEYLEESEEEERLPILNMESMKVISPLGRGAKGVVFLVKEEPLGEFYALKVVSREFVKKKKRGSNDKDIEGEEYRRIYFEQQVVSRFNHPLLPKLRGVLATDKILAYAIDYCPGRDLHFLRKQQSEKMFAIDTIRFYAAELVLALEYLHRLGIAYRDLKPDNIMVQENGHIMLVDFDLSTELPPKSASPVSVVADRRKRRSPLHRFFNRGVSPDDSGEELGHRLSEPDSTSKSNSFVGTEEYVAPEVIQGDGHDFGVDWWSLGVVLYEMLYGVTPFKGENRKESFYRILTKKPDLVGEATPLRDLIGKLLIKDPKERIRVEGIKGHDFFKGIDWDLLLQILRPPYIPFMDNWSEGEGKNGIKEIDVEIFVQEIFGAGDDDKKKNLDGSHHHGNENKKVWVNGLNTNHPCEAENFLVF, via the exons ATGAACATCGCCCACCACGAATACCTTGAAGaatctgaagaagaagaaagattgcCGATTTTAAACATGGAAAGCATGAAAGTGATATCCCCACTGGGGCGGGGAGCCAAAGGCGTGGTCTTTCTCGTTAAAGAGGAGCCACTCGGTGAATTTTACGCTTTGAAGGTGGTATCGAGGGAAtttgtgaagaaaaagaagCGTGGCAGTAATGATAAGGACATAGAAGGGGAAGAATACAGGAGGATTTATTTTGAACAGCAAGTTGTGAGTCGTTTTAACCACCCACTTTTGCCAAAACTGCGAGGTGTTTTGGCCACTGACAAGATTCTTGCCTACGCCATAGATTATTGCCCTGGTCGTGATCTTCATTTCTTGCGAAAACAACAGAGCGAGAAAATGTTCGCCATAGATACTATCAG GTTTTACGCGGCAGAGTTGGTTTTGGCATTGGAGTATCTACACCGTTTAGGGATAGCGTACAGAGATTTAAAGCCGGATAATATAATGGTTCAAGAAAACGGTCACATAATGCTAGTAGATTTCGATCTATCCACAGAACTTCCTCCAAAATCTGCAAGCCCAGTTTCGGTAGTGGCAGATCGGAGAAAACGACGGTCTCCTCTCCACCGATTTTTCAACAGGGGGGTTTCACCGGACGACTCAGGGGAGGAACTGGGCCACAGATTGTCGGAGCCAGACTCGACCTCCAAGTCTAACTCGTTCGTTGGAACGGAGGAGTACGTGGCACCGGAAGTGATTCAAGGGGACGGTCACGATTTTGGTGTTGATTGGTGGTCTTTGGGTGTCGTTTTGTACGAGATGTTGTATGGAGTGACGCCGTTTAAGGGGGAAAATAGGAAGGAGTCTTTTTACAggattttaactaaaaaacctGATTTAGTTGGTGAAGCGACGCCTTTGAGGGACTTGATTGGGAAGTTGTTGATCAAGGACCCTAAGGAGAGGATTAGGGTTGAGGGAATCAAgggtcatgatttttttaaaggaattgATTGGGATTTATTGCTGCAAATCTTGAGGCCACCGTATATTCCTTTCATGGATAATTGGAGTGAGGGAGAGGGTAAGAATGGAATTAAGGAAATTGATGTGGAGATATTTGTCCAAGAAATTTTTGGTGCTGGTGATGATGATAAAAAGAAGAATCTTGATGGTAGTCATCATCATGGTAATGAGAATAAAAAGGTTTGGGTTAATGGACTCAATACCAACCATCCGTGTGAGGCTgagaattttcttgttttttaa
- the LOC133691027 gene encoding large ribosomal subunit protein eL32z-like has translation MAIPLLTKKIVKKRVKKFKRPQSDRKISVKTNWRRPKGIDSRVRRKFKGCTLMPNIGYGSDKKTRHYLPNGFKKFVVHNVGELEVLMMHNRTYCAEIAHNVSTRKRKEIVERAAQLDVVVTNKLARLRSQEDE, from the exons ATGGCTATTCCTTTGCTGACGAAGAAGATCGTGAAGAAGCGGGTCAAGAAGTTCAAGAGGCCCCAAAGTGACCGCAAGATTTCTGTCAAG ACAAACTGGAGGAGGCCCAAGGGTATTGATTCAAGGGTCAGGAGAAAGTTCAAAGGATGCACTTTGATGCCAAACATTGGTTATGGCTCCGACAAGAAAACTCGACACTATCTCCCCAATGGGTTTAAAAAGTTTGTTGTGCACAACGTGGGGGAGCTTGAAGTCCTGATGATGCATAACAG AACTTACTGTGCTGAGATCGCCCACAACGTATCAACCCGGAAGAGGAAGGAGATTGTTGAGCGGGCAGCACAGTTGGATGTTGTTGTCACCAACAAACTTGCTAGGTTGCGCAGCCAGGAGGACGAGTAA